In Streptomyces longhuiensis, the following proteins share a genomic window:
- a CDS encoding endo-beta-N-acetylglucosaminidase H: protein MLTLARSRVRTAALALAAVAALAFGATATTGAAAAPAPSPAKAGPTSVAYIEVNNNSMLNAGKYTLANGGGNVFDVAVIFAANINYDTGTKAAYLSFNENVQRVLDNAATQIRPLQQKGIKVVLSVLGNHQGAGFANFPSQQAASAFAKQLSDTVAQYGLDGIDFDDEYAEYGNNGTGQPNDSSFVNLVTALRANMPDKIISLYNIGPAASRLSYGGVDVSSKFDYAWNPYYGTWQVPGIALPKSKLSPAAVEIGRTSQSTVADLARRTVSEGYGVYLTYNLDGADRSADVSAFTRELYGSDAVYTP from the coding sequence ATGTTGACTCTGGCACGGAGCAGAGTGCGCACGGCCGCGCTCGCGCTCGCGGCCGTCGCGGCCCTCGCCTTCGGCGCGACCGCCACGACCGGCGCGGCGGCTGCCCCCGCCCCTTCCCCCGCGAAGGCGGGGCCCACCTCGGTGGCGTACATCGAGGTGAACAACAACAGCATGCTCAACGCCGGCAAGTACACGCTCGCCAACGGCGGCGGCAACGTCTTCGACGTCGCCGTGATCTTCGCGGCGAACATCAACTACGACACGGGCACGAAGGCGGCGTATCTGTCCTTCAACGAGAACGTGCAGCGCGTCCTCGACAATGCCGCCACGCAGATACGCCCGCTGCAGCAGAAGGGCATCAAGGTCGTCCTCTCGGTGCTCGGCAACCACCAGGGCGCGGGCTTCGCCAACTTCCCGTCCCAGCAGGCGGCTTCGGCGTTCGCGAAGCAACTGTCGGACACCGTGGCCCAGTACGGCCTCGACGGCATCGACTTCGACGACGAGTACGCCGAGTACGGCAACAACGGCACCGGCCAGCCCAACGACAGCTCATTCGTGAACCTGGTGACGGCACTGCGCGCGAACATGCCGGACAAGATCATCAGCCTCTACAACATCGGCCCGGCCGCGTCGCGCCTGTCCTACGGCGGCGTCGACGTCTCGTCCAAGTTCGACTACGCCTGGAACCCGTACTACGGCACCTGGCAGGTCCCCGGCATCGCACTGCCCAAGTCGAAGCTTTCGCCGGCGGCCGTCGAGATCGGCCGGACCTCGCAGAGCACGGTCGCGGACCTCGCCCGCCGCACCGTCAGTGAGGGGTACGGCGTCTATCTGACGTACAACCTCGACGGCGCCGATCGCAGCGCCGACGTCTCCGCGTTCACCAGGGAGCTGTACGGCAGTGACGCCGTCTACACGCCATAA